The Stratiformator vulcanicus genome has a segment encoding these proteins:
- a CDS encoding acyl-CoA desaturase, protein MPTDLLEAPASVDAFIDTNDTLDTAVAEPKPEKSQKQLEREAVHDSFAPDRLKWSEVDWPITAWIVGMHAGALAAPFFFTWQALAAAVVLHWMTMSIGICLGYHRFLAHRSLKLRHPADWFVIFCGVISGEGTPLRWAATHRLHHQQSDQHGDPHAPNEGAWWAHILWMFLKRPQAEADMLLDHYAPELKDRKLLLMYEKTYVWWLIGTGVILYAIGGIPMVLWALCLRMVCGYHSTWFVNSATHLWGYRNYESRDESKNLWWVAIAAYGEGWHNNHHAHPSNARAGHKWWEFDPTYWVICGLKATGLAYDVKDKNPAHSH, encoded by the coding sequence GAGCCGAAGCCGGAAAAGTCGCAGAAACAACTGGAGCGCGAAGCGGTCCACGATTCGTTCGCGCCTGATCGCTTAAAATGGAGCGAGGTCGACTGGCCGATCACGGCGTGGATCGTCGGCATGCACGCGGGAGCCTTGGCGGCCCCGTTTTTCTTCACGTGGCAGGCTCTGGCCGCGGCCGTCGTGCTCCACTGGATGACCATGAGCATTGGCATTTGCCTGGGTTATCACCGCTTTCTCGCTCACCGTTCACTCAAGCTGCGGCATCCGGCGGACTGGTTCGTGATCTTCTGCGGCGTGATTTCCGGTGAAGGCACCCCGCTCCGCTGGGCCGCGACGCACCGCCTGCACCATCAGCAATCGGATCAACACGGCGACCCGCACGCTCCCAATGAAGGGGCCTGGTGGGCTCACATCTTGTGGATGTTCCTGAAGCGACCGCAGGCCGAAGCCGACATGCTGCTCGATCATTACGCTCCGGAGCTGAAAGACCGCAAGCTGCTCTTAATGTACGAGAAGACTTACGTCTGGTGGCTGATCGGCACCGGCGTGATCCTCTACGCGATCGGCGGCATCCCGATGGTCCTGTGGGCCCTGTGCCTGCGAATGGTCTGCGGCTACCACAGCACGTGGTTCGTTAACAGTGCCACCCACCTGTGGGGTTATCGTAACTACGAGAGCCGCGACGAGAGCAAGAACCTCTGGTGGGTCGCCATCGCCGCCTACGGCGAAGGCTGGCACAACAATCACCACGCCCACCCGTCGAACGCTCGGGCTGGCCACAAGTGGTGGGAATTCGATCCCACCTACTGGGTCATCTGCGGTCTCAAAGCCACGGGCCTCGCCTACGACGTCAAAGACAAGAACCCCGCTCACTCTCACTGA